The sequence below is a genomic window from Paenibacillus sp..
TCAGATCCATAATCACGAAGTCCTTGTTGGAGGGGCCCTCGGCATACTAGGTGTACTGCTGAGCAGACCTGACTATGTGGATTTTGCCCTTCATAGTAAATACGGGCTTGCTTACCAGCTAGAACATGCTGTACTAGAGGACGATTTCTGGTTCGAAGGGACATTCCACTATCATTACTTCGCTTTGGAAGCATTTATGACCTTTGAAAAATTCGCAAGGCATACACCCTATGGCTTGCTACAGCGTCCGGAATATCGAAGAATGTTAAAAATGCCCATGAAGCTTTTACAACCGGGTTTAGAATTGCCTAAAGTGGGCGATGGGGTCGGCAACATTTTGCAGGATCATTTGCCGGAATTTTACGAATTTGCTTATGCCGTCTATGGGGACTGGGAGTTTGCATGGATGCTCAACAACTACTACCAGACCCGAGAAAGAGATAATTTGGAGGCCTTCTTATACGGCGTAGAGGTTCTGCCGGAAACCCCTGAGTATGAACTAGAGGATTATCATGACAATGAGGCTTCCGGATTCACCGTCTTCAGAGGTAATGGGCAAAAGTACTTGCTAATGAAACACGGCAAGTACGGAGGAGAGCACGACCATTATGACAAGCTGGGCATTCATTTTTCAGCTTACGGCGAAGAGGTCGCCCCTGATTTAGGAACGACTGGATACGGGGCTCCGCTTCACTATGAGTATTATAAAAACACGGCGACTCATAATACCGTAGCCATTAATGGAGCAAACCAACCTCCAGCCAATGGGAGAACAATCAGGTACGACCGGGAACCCGATCAGATCCTGCTTGAGGCAGAGGCGGTTTGGGACGGATCCTTCCCCGGCATCGACTCTTTGACGCGTGTAGAATGGGATGAGGCCAGTTATGCCGGTGTTCTAATGCGACGGTTAATTTTGTGGCGGGACAGGTATTTTATAGAAGCTTTTCTTGTCAAGAATGTGGCTGGTCAAACGGTTGACTGGATCCTTCATAGCCGAGGGGAACGGCACGGTGAGACGAATACGGCTTCCCAAAAGAATCAAGCGCCGCTCGGCACAAACAAACCGCTCAAATATATCCGAGAGGCAGAGCGTATCAAGCCGGAAGGCGTGGTGCATACGAGATGGCAGCATAGCGGCTGCACCTTGAGTATATTTAGCTTCTGTGACTGTGAGAATCAGGTCATTTACGCAAAAGGTCCGGATAATCCGTCATCTGGCGAATTATCGTATTTACTGAACAGGGTCGAATCGGGTACTGACGTCCTGTATGTTAATGTGTTCGAGGCATACAATGGTGATCAACCCTATATTCTTGAAGTCGCAATAGAGTCTGCCGACGCCAGGCATGTTAAAGTTGTGATTACATGCAAGGATGGAATGAAGAAACACGAATTTGAGATTGGTATTTCATGATATATGAGGAGATCTTGGCGGATTTGAGTATGACAATATTGTGGATGGGGAAAAGTTTACGGGCCGCCTTTTTGGACACGACTTCAAGAGCGGTTGGAACCCCATACCCAGCCCTCCCCAGGCACCAAAAGTATGTGTTCACCACGCAGAGATCTTAAGAGGACGCCGACAGATGTACTAGGCATTTGTTCGTTGTATTGACCCGTATAACTTTTACCTGATCGGTGATACCATCCAAGTAAAGATCACGAAGCAAGTGTAGACCATCACACAGCTTTTCAAATATATTGGGATGAGGCCTTAAAGCTTATCCGTCGCGAATGAAGGTCCGCCGGCGGTCATGGATTGGATTAAAATCGGAAGGGACCTCGTTCAAGCCAAGCAATAAAGGAAAGGAACGCAGTCGGCGTATCGAAAACTACTGGCTTGACCCCAAGGCGGCACATATAGAAGCGGCTCATCGCAGGGCAAGAATATTCCCCGTTATTACCGCATGCTATGGAACTGGTTGAACTGCGCATTCAGGAAGGTTTCGACATTGCTTATTATCACAACGCGAAAGCGGCGGCGAGGAAAAAAATGTTTTCGTCGTAAGGAAACCTCCAAAAACGACAGAGCTCCATTTGGGTCATGAAAGTCGTAAAAGTGTTATGGAATAGTCGTTAGCGTTACAGAAATGCCTAGCAGTTGTATTATAATCGGAAACTAGGAATCCCATGTAAGCCCGATGATGAGTTAGGCGAATAAAACTCCCTGGCACTATCTTTGAAAGCAATTTATTATATAGTGGACATAAATGGGGAGGCACGTATGATGAAGGTTTTACTGCGCCGACTTTCTTGGAACTCCGTACGAGTAAAATTAGTATTAGGTATTATCATGCTTGTCCTGCCATTAATTCTGTTCTTGTATTTCATTGTCTTTTACGCGACGGGAGTCATTCACGAACAGGTCGCCAAGTCCAATAAAAATATGATTTCGTTGTACATGGGGCAAATTGACCAAGGATTGGACGATGTCAACGGGTATCTTCTTTCGCTGACAATGAATTCGAACCTTATATCCTTAGTAAATACCACGGACCACGAAGAGTACTTGTACGCAAAGCAATCCTTATCTTCCGAATTGTCGGCGGGAGTTTTCGATAACAAATTAATGGATGCAATGTTCATTTACGATTCGAAGAAAGATCAGTTGATTGATGCATTCACGAATCGAACAACATTTTCGCGTCGCGAGGCAGTTCGGAACTATATACGAACAAAATTAGCAACGGAGGGTGAAAGCTCCTCAGGAAATCACTGGTATGCAGAGGAGATCGGACAGGATTACTATATTTTTCGTGTTATTAGTTTTCAAGGGATAGCGATCGGCGCTTGGGTCAGCGCGGAGTCTCTGCTCACCCCTCTCGAATTTATTGAGTTGGGCGAACGAGGAACCGCTCTTTTCGCTACTTCCGGCGGGGTTCCCATGGATAAGCAGGCTTTCATCACCGATCATGGAATTCGACTGGATCGCAATGTAGAGAACTACTATTTCTCAGGAGACGAAGGGGGATTTCTTGTGATCGGCGCTAGCTCGAAGGCAGGGCCCTTTCGGCTTGTAGCCATCATCCAGAATAGCTCTATTCTGGAAGCGCTTCCTTTCCTAAACCAAGTGATTTATTTCATTACCGCTGGATTGTTTATTTTAATTCCCTGCTTTTTTATCTTTTTAAGAAAACTGCTGTTAACCCCCCTTCAACGAATCATGTCGGCTATGAAACTGATCGGCGAAGGGAATGTGAATATGCGAATGAAAACGGTACCTACTACCTCCGACGAGTTTGTAGTCCTGAATCAGACCTTCAATCGGATGATGGAGCAAATCGATACGTTGAAAATTAAGGTTTACGAGGAGCAAATTAATAAGCAAAAAGCAGAACTTCAGCATCTTCAGTTGCAAATCAACCCCCATTTTTTTATGAATTCGCTCAACATCCTGTATAACTTGGCTCTCGTGAAAAACTTCGATCTCATTAGGGAAATGACCATGTGTTTGGTTCGGTATTTTCGCTATATGTTTCGAAGCAATCTATCGTTCGTCCCTCTTGCCGATGAAATCCAACATGTGCGGAATTTTTTGCGCATCCAAGAGCTGAGATTTCCGGAAAGTCTACATTGCCAAATTCATGTTCCGCAATATCTTAAGCGCGTTCCGATTCCTCCGCTGTGCATTCAGACGTTCGTTGAAAATGCCATTAAACATTCGGTCACCTTGGATGAACGAATTCGTCTTCAAGTGAAGGTTGAACTCGATGAGCAGGGACCGGAGCCTCAAATTTGTATTGAAGTGAAGGATTCGGGAAAAGGGTTTGCCGACGAGATCTTAAACCAGCTTCGAGCGGGGGAACGAATCGTAGACGATCAGGGAGACCACATCGGGATCTGGAATGTTCGACACCGACTGCGGCTGCTATACCAAGACCGCGCATATCTTGGATTTCATAATGCGATTCCTCGAGGAGCTGTCGTCGAGATGAAGCTGCCGCTGAACCCGAGACTCGAGGAAGAGGGGAGCGAAACAGAGCATGAAGCTGTTAGTGGTCGATGACGAAATATTAGCTGTCGAGGGAGTCATTGCTTCGGTGGACTGGAATCAACTTGGCGTCCATCAATTGTTTAAGGCTTTTAATGTACGACAGGCAAAAGAAATTTTCGAAAAAGAGAGCATCGATATTATGCTTTGCGACATCGAGATGCCGCAAGAAAGCGGTATCGAATTGATTCAATGGGTCAAAGGGAATCAATTGCAAACGGAAACGATCTTTTTAACTTGTCATGCCGATTTCCAATATGCAAAGCAAGCGATACAGCATGGCAGCCTCGATTATTT
It includes:
- a CDS encoding heparinase II/III domain-containing protein, with the translated sequence MIQFSEQEVSALRQKAASKGSIVKKLLERSEPVLRYGIKIPDKGIATWTLYYYCPVHSVQLEVRYEEGQQHKCPICNKIYTGEPYDGAWWRFINGVNADSCFDLALLWMLTGEEKYKDLAEEILVRYATYYPSYEIHGGIPYNNPGKANAQTLCESMWIRSLAMGYDIIKDDLSMENKILIEKDLFTECAELLVKYRMDQIHNHEVLVGGALGILGVLLSRPDYVDFALHSKYGLAYQLEHAVLEDDFWFEGTFHYHYFALEAFMTFEKFARHTPYGLLQRPEYRRMLKMPMKLLQPGLELPKVGDGVGNILQDHLPEFYEFAYAVYGDWEFAWMLNNYYQTRERDNLEAFLYGVEVLPETPEYELEDYHDNEASGFTVFRGNGQKYLLMKHGKYGGEHDHYDKLGIHFSAYGEEVAPDLGTTGYGAPLHYEYYKNTATHNTVAINGANQPPANGRTIRYDREPDQILLEAEAVWDGSFPGIDSLTRVEWDEASYAGVLMRRLILWRDRYFIEAFLVKNVAGQTVDWILHSRGERHGETNTASQKNQAPLGTNKPLKYIREAERIKPEGVVHTRWQHSGCTLSIFSFCDCENQVIYAKGPDNPSSGELSYLLNRVESGTDVLYVNVFEAYNGDQPYILEVAIESADARHVKVVITCKDGMKKHEFEIGIS
- a CDS encoding sensor histidine kinase codes for the protein MKVLLRRLSWNSVRVKLVLGIIMLVLPLILFLYFIVFYATGVIHEQVAKSNKNMISLYMGQIDQGLDDVNGYLLSLTMNSNLISLVNTTDHEEYLYAKQSLSSELSAGVFDNKLMDAMFIYDSKKDQLIDAFTNRTTFSRREAVRNYIRTKLATEGESSSGNHWYAEEIGQDYYIFRVISFQGIAIGAWVSAESLLTPLEFIELGERGTALFATSGGVPMDKQAFITDHGIRLDRNVENYYFSGDEGGFLVIGASSKAGPFRLVAIIQNSSILEALPFLNQVIYFITAGLFILIPCFFIFLRKLLLTPLQRIMSAMKLIGEGNVNMRMKTVPTTSDEFVVLNQTFNRMMEQIDTLKIKVYEEQINKQKAELQHLQLQINPHFFMNSLNILYNLALVKNFDLIREMTMCLVRYFRYMFRSNLSFVPLADEIQHVRNFLRIQELRFPESLHCQIHVPQYLKRVPIPPLCIQTFVENAIKHSVTLDERIRLQVKVELDEQGPEPQICIEVKDSGKGFADEILNQLRAGERIVDDQGDHIGIWNVRHRLRLLYQDRAYLGFHNAIPRGAVVEMKLPLNPRLEEEGSETEHEAVSGR